From the Burkholderia glumae LMG 2196 = ATCC 33617 genome, one window contains:
- the hemDX gene encoding fused uroporphyrinogen-III synthase HemD/membrane protein HemX, producing the protein MAAARAFTAVLTKPEGQSAALAAQLAAAGIESFDFPLIDIAPATDFGPLDAAFARLDAYALVVFVSPNAIDRALARFGAIWPHSLPVGVVGPGSVAALARHGIAAPAHRVIAPDGALAPAGAAGTDGGEPRYDSEGLYAQIERAFGMAAAHPAAGQVADDAAGATASGGVALDRRDDTAARAAGAGPDAVPDAPGGSDGSGSPAASAAAARESAAAAHAQAGRADAAMPPPAGPLAGKRVLIVRGDGGREWLATRLREAGAEVELVAAYRRIVPEPSIGAWERVHALLGGAPHAWLVTSSEGVRNLHELAVDHLTAAEIEALLHAPLVAPHSRIADTARALGFDRITQSGAGDERIVRAFRTLADTAAHAVQAASVPSRMTDTNDSSKASSAGGAPARPAAPPPPNPPFTPFEAQGPKRRGGAAGVLLWCVVVVLACGAGAGGYVLNRKLDKLEQLTVQRQNALDAATAAARRQSEQALANSHQVDSEVSQFAGKLADAQAQQQALQQQYQDLSRNRDAWLLDQVEQTLSGASQQLQLTGDTQLALVALQNADAQLATSQGAQAIAVRKAIAQDIDKLKAAPSVDLTGLAIKLDDAIGRIDALPLAGEASIGRAVPRAGHPADLAQQAAATGQPRWKIWWHDLSTGVAAQLASLVQVRRIDHADAMLISPEQGYFVRENVKLRLLTARLSLLARNEAAMKSDLHAAQAALGRYFDASSKDTRTVQDLLKQVDAASLSVAVPNLNTSLSAIQQFKSRG; encoded by the coding sequence ATGGCCGCCGCCCGCGCGTTCACGGCGGTGCTGACCAAGCCCGAGGGGCAATCGGCGGCGCTCGCCGCGCAGCTCGCGGCGGCCGGCATCGAAAGCTTCGATTTTCCGCTGATCGACATCGCGCCGGCGACGGACTTCGGCCCGCTCGACGCGGCGTTCGCCCGCCTCGACGCCTATGCGCTGGTGGTGTTCGTCTCGCCGAACGCGATCGACCGCGCGCTCGCGCGCTTCGGCGCGATCTGGCCGCATTCGCTGCCGGTGGGCGTGGTCGGTCCCGGCAGCGTGGCGGCGCTGGCGCGCCACGGCATCGCGGCACCCGCGCATCGCGTGATCGCACCGGACGGCGCGCTGGCGCCCGCCGGCGCCGCCGGGACCGACGGCGGCGAGCCGCGCTACGATTCCGAAGGCCTTTACGCGCAGATCGAACGCGCGTTCGGCATGGCGGCTGCGCACCCGGCGGCCGGGCAGGTCGCCGATGACGCGGCCGGCGCCACGGCGAGCGGCGGCGTGGCCCTGGACCGTCGTGACGACACTGCCGCCCGCGCAGCCGGCGCCGGCCCGGACGCCGTGCCGGACGCTCCGGGTGGCTCGGACGGCTCCGGTTCCCCCGCGGCATCGGCGGCGGCGGCTCGCGAGTCCGCCGCCGCGGCGCATGCGCAGGCCGGGCGTGCCGATGCCGCCATGCCGCCGCCCGCCGGACCGCTTGCCGGCAAGCGCGTGCTGATCGTGCGCGGCGACGGCGGCCGCGAATGGCTCGCCACGCGGCTGCGCGAGGCCGGCGCCGAGGTTGAGTTGGTGGCCGCCTATCGCCGGATCGTGCCCGAGCCTTCGATCGGTGCCTGGGAGCGCGTCCATGCGCTGCTCGGCGGCGCGCCGCACGCGTGGCTCGTGACGAGTTCGGAGGGCGTGCGCAATCTGCACGAGCTGGCGGTCGACCATCTGACCGCAGCCGAGATCGAGGCGCTGCTGCACGCGCCGCTGGTCGCGCCCCATTCGCGCATTGCCGATACGGCGCGGGCATTGGGTTTTGATAGGATTACGCAGTCCGGCGCGGGTGACGAACGGATCGTCCGCGCGTTCAGAACGTTGGCCGACACGGCCGCTCACGCGGTGCAAGCCGCCTCGGTACCCTCTCGCATGACAGACACTAACGATTCCAGCAAGGCTTCCTCCGCGGGCGGCGCGCCCGCGCGGCCCGCGGCGCCGCCGCCGCCCAATCCGCCGTTTACGCCGTTCGAGGCGCAAGGCCCGAAACGCCGCGGCGGCGCGGCCGGCGTGCTGCTCTGGTGCGTGGTGGTGGTGCTCGCCTGCGGCGCGGGCGCCGGCGGCTACGTGCTGAACCGCAAGCTCGACAAGCTCGAGCAGCTCACGGTGCAGCGCCAGAACGCGCTCGACGCGGCCACCGCGGCGGCGCGGCGCCAGTCCGAGCAGGCGCTCGCCAACAGTCATCAGGTGGACAGCGAGGTCTCGCAGTTCGCCGGCAAGCTCGCCGACGCGCAGGCCCAGCAGCAGGCGCTGCAGCAGCAGTACCAGGACCTGTCGCGCAATCGCGACGCCTGGCTGCTCGACCAGGTCGAGCAGACGCTGTCGGGCGCGAGCCAGCAGCTGCAGCTCACGGGCGATACGCAGCTCGCGCTGGTCGCGCTGCAGAACGCCGACGCGCAGCTCGCCACCTCGCAGGGCGCGCAGGCGATCGCGGTGCGCAAGGCGATCGCGCAGGACATCGACAAGCTCAAGGCCGCGCCGTCCGTGGACCTGACCGGCCTCGCCATCAAGCTCGACGACGCGATCGGCCGCATCGACGCGCTGCCGCTTGCCGGCGAGGCGTCGATCGGCCGCGCGGTGCCGCGCGCCGGGCATCCGGCCGACCTCGCGCAGCAGGCCGCCGCCACCGGCCAGCCACGATGGAAGATCTGGTGGCACGACCTGTCCACCGGCGTCGCCGCGCAGCTCGCGAGCCTCGTGCAGGTGCGCCGCATCGACCACGCCGACGCGATGCTGATCTCGCCCGAGCAGGGCTACTTCGTGCGCGAGAACGTCAAGCTGCGCCTGCTGACGGCGCGGCTCTCGCTGCTCGCGCGCAACGAAGCGGCGATGAAGTCCGACCTGCACGCGGCGCAGGCCGCGCTCGGCCGCTATTTCGACGCCTCGTCGAAGGACACGCGCACCGTGCAGGACCTGCTCAAGCAGGTCGACGCGGCCTCGCTGTCGGTGGCGGTGCCGAACCTGAACACGAGCCTCTCCGCGATCCAACAGTTCAAGAGCCGGGGGTGA
- the hemC gene encoding hydroxymethylbilane synthase: MNSETLTADVPATLTIASRESRLAMWQAEHVRDALRKLYPACDVKILGMTTRGDQILDRTLSKVGGKGLFVKELETALADGRADLAVHSLKDVPMSLPEGFALTAVMRREDPRDAFVSNDYASLDELPTGSIVGTSSLRREAMLRARYLDIDVRPLRGNLDTRLAKLDRGDYAAIILAAAGLKRLGLDARIRSLIEVEASPPAAGQGALGIEIAAARAELARWLAPLHDPATALACEAERMVSRALGGSCEVPLAAHAVWDGDVLQLTGRVSNPSGTRVLNARARAAVSTPDAALALGRQVADELARQGAFEIVEALLGGRS; this comes from the coding sequence ATGAATTCCGAGACTCTTACGGCCGACGTTCCGGCGACGCTCACGATCGCTTCGCGGGAGAGCCGCCTCGCGATGTGGCAGGCTGAACATGTGCGTGACGCGCTGCGCAAATTATATCCAGCTTGCGACGTGAAGATCCTCGGGATGACGACCCGGGGGGATCAGATCCTCGATCGCACGCTCTCGAAGGTCGGCGGCAAGGGCCTGTTCGTGAAGGAACTCGAGACCGCGCTGGCCGACGGCCGTGCCGACCTCGCCGTCCATTCCCTGAAGGACGTGCCGATGTCGCTGCCCGAGGGCTTCGCGCTCACGGCCGTGATGCGTCGCGAGGACCCGCGCGACGCGTTCGTGTCGAACGACTACGCGTCGCTCGACGAGTTGCCCACCGGCTCGATCGTCGGCACCTCCAGCCTGCGCCGCGAGGCGATGCTGCGCGCACGCTATCTCGATATCGACGTGCGGCCGCTGCGCGGCAACCTCGACACGCGGCTGGCCAAGCTGGACCGGGGCGACTACGCGGCGATCATCCTCGCCGCGGCGGGGCTCAAGCGGCTCGGGCTCGACGCGCGGATCCGCTCGCTGATCGAGGTCGAGGCGAGCCCGCCCGCGGCCGGGCAGGGCGCGCTCGGCATCGAGATCGCGGCGGCGCGCGCCGAGCTCGCGCGCTGGCTCGCGCCGCTGCACGACCCGGCCACGGCGCTCGCCTGCGAGGCCGAGCGCATGGTCTCGCGCGCGCTCGGCGGCAGCTGCGAGGTGCCGCTCGCCGCCCACGCGGTATGGGACGGCGACGTGCTGCAGTTGACGGGCCGCGTCTCGAACCCGAGCGGCACGCGCGTGCTCAATGCGCGTGCGCGGGCGGCCGTTTCGACGCCCGACGCGGCGCTCGCGCTGGGCCGGCAGGTCGCCGACGAGCTGGCGCGGCAAGGTGCCTTCGAGATCGTCGAGGCACTGCTCGGAGGGCGCTCCTGA
- the ppc gene encoding phosphoenolpyruvate carboxylase, whose product MKSSGSARAARRNAASSNVTAPATTDAPARQRGTTTAAQPAAQAATTKKPARPAANGDATPRKAGPTRPAATPGGTPARTGGATAAERPKPKANGRTRDDKDQPLFEDIRYLGRLLGDVVREQEGEAVFEVVETIRQHAVKFRREDDREAAQALDKMLRKLTPEQTVSVVRAFSYFSHLANIAEDRHHNRRRRIHALAGSAPQAGTVAYALQALKAAGDASAEVIRRFFDEALIVPVLTAHPTEVQRKSILDAQHDIARLLAERDQELTARERAHNDALLRARVASLWQTRMLRDARLTVADEIDNALSYYRATFLHELPALYADIEEALAEHGLAARVPAFFQMGSWIGGDRDGNPNVTAATLEEAIHRQGAVILEHYLEQVHKLGAELSVSDLLVGASDEVRALAAASPDQSPHRVDEPYRRALIGIYTRIAASARVRLGEGVVAVRSAGRGAPPVRATPYPDAEAFASDLRVLQDSLVAHHGALLATPRLAPLVRAAETFGFHLASIDLRQSSDIHEAVIAELLARAGVEADYAALPEADKLRVLLAALADPRPLRIPYVDYSELANSELGVLEKAREVRARFGPRAVRNYIISHTETVSDLVEVLLLQKETGLLDGTFGAGAADAKHSLMVIPLFETIADLRNAPEIMGDYFALPGAAALVARQGGEQEVMLGYSDSNKDGGFLTSNWELYRAELALVELFRAHGIRLRLFHGRGGTVGRGGGPTYEAILSQPPGTVNGQIRLTEQGEVIASKFSNPEIGRRNLETVVAATLEASLLPRNNAPAQLPAFEAAVQTLSDVAIATYRALVYETPGFTDYFFSSTPINEIAELNIGSRPASRKLQDPKHRKIEDLRAIPWGFSWGQCRLLLTGWYGFGSAFAAYLDGAGDEAERARRLALLQKMNRTWPFFSHLLSNMDMVLSKVDLAVASRYAELVADKKLRKHVFGRIVAEWERTTAALAAITGHEARLATNPLLARSIKNRFPYLDPLNHLQVELIKRHRAGDTNARVRRGIHLTINGIAAGLRNTG is encoded by the coding sequence GTGAAGTCCTCCGGATCGGCGCGCGCTGCGCGCCGCAATGCTGCCTCGTCCAACGTCACCGCGCCGGCCACGACCGACGCCCCCGCGCGCCAGCGCGGCACGACCACGGCCGCCCAACCCGCCGCCCAGGCGGCAACCACGAAGAAACCGGCAAGACCGGCCGCCAACGGCGACGCGACGCCCCGCAAGGCCGGCCCGACCAGGCCGGCCGCGACACCCGGCGGAACGCCGGCGCGGACCGGCGGCGCGACCGCGGCCGAGCGGCCGAAGCCGAAGGCCAACGGCCGCACGCGCGACGACAAGGATCAGCCGCTGTTCGAGGACATCCGCTATCTGGGACGCCTGCTCGGCGACGTGGTGCGCGAGCAGGAAGGCGAGGCCGTGTTCGAGGTGGTCGAGACGATCCGCCAGCACGCCGTGAAGTTCCGCCGCGAGGACGATCGCGAGGCCGCGCAGGCGCTCGACAAGATGCTGCGCAAGCTCACGCCCGAGCAGACCGTGAGCGTGGTGCGCGCATTCAGCTACTTCTCGCATCTGGCCAATATCGCCGAGGACCGCCATCACAACCGCCGCCGCCGGATTCATGCGCTGGCCGGCTCCGCGCCGCAGGCGGGCACCGTGGCCTACGCGCTGCAGGCGCTCAAGGCGGCCGGCGACGCGTCGGCCGAGGTGATCCGCCGCTTCTTCGACGAGGCGCTGATCGTGCCGGTGCTGACCGCGCACCCCACCGAAGTGCAGCGCAAGAGCATCCTCGACGCCCAGCACGACATCGCGCGGTTGCTGGCCGAGCGCGACCAGGAGCTGACCGCGCGCGAGCGCGCCCACAACGACGCGCTGCTGCGCGCGCGGGTCGCCTCGCTGTGGCAGACCCGCATGCTGCGCGACGCGCGGCTGACGGTGGCCGACGAGATCGACAACGCGCTGTCCTACTACCGCGCGACCTTCCTGCACGAGCTGCCGGCGCTCTACGCCGACATCGAGGAGGCGCTCGCCGAACACGGCCTGGCCGCGCGCGTGCCGGCCTTCTTCCAGATGGGCAGCTGGATCGGCGGCGACCGCGACGGCAATCCGAACGTGACGGCCGCCACGCTCGAGGAGGCGATCCACCGCCAGGGCGCCGTGATCCTCGAGCACTACCTGGAGCAGGTCCACAAGCTCGGCGCCGAGCTGTCGGTGTCGGACCTGCTGGTGGGCGCGAGCGACGAGGTCAGGGCGCTCGCGGCCGCCTCGCCCGACCAGTCGCCGCATCGCGTCGACGAGCCGTACCGCCGCGCGCTGATCGGCATCTACACGCGCATCGCCGCGAGCGCGCGGGTGCGCCTGGGCGAAGGCGTGGTGGCGGTGCGCAGCGCCGGGCGCGGCGCGCCGCCGGTGCGCGCGACGCCGTATCCGGACGCCGAGGCGTTCGCGAGCGACCTGCGCGTGCTGCAGGACTCGCTCGTCGCCCATCACGGCGCGCTGCTGGCGACGCCGCGCCTCGCGCCGCTGGTGCGCGCGGCCGAGACGTTCGGCTTCCATCTCGCCAGCATCGACCTGCGCCAGAGCTCGGACATCCACGAGGCCGTGATCGCCGAGCTGCTCGCGCGCGCCGGCGTCGAGGCCGACTACGCGGCGCTGCCCGAAGCCGACAAGCTGCGCGTGCTGCTCGCCGCGCTGGCCGACCCGCGCCCGCTGCGGATTCCCTACGTCGACTACTCCGAGCTGGCGAACAGCGAACTCGGCGTGCTCGAGAAGGCCCGCGAGGTACGCGCGCGGTTCGGCCCGCGCGCGGTGCGCAACTACATCATCTCGCATACCGAGACGGTGTCCGACCTGGTGGAGGTGCTGCTGCTGCAAAAGGAGACCGGCCTGCTCGACGGCACCTTCGGCGCCGGGGCGGCCGACGCGAAGCATTCGCTGATGGTGATCCCCTTGTTCGAGACGATCGCCGACCTGCGCAACGCGCCCGAGATCATGGGCGACTACTTCGCGCTGCCGGGCGCCGCGGCGCTCGTCGCGCGCCAGGGCGGGGAGCAGGAGGTGATGCTCGGCTACTCGGACAGCAACAAGGACGGCGGCTTCCTGACCTCGAACTGGGAGCTGTACCGCGCCGAGCTCGCGCTGGTCGAGCTGTTCCGCGCGCATGGCATCAGGCTGCGGCTGTTCCATGGCCGCGGCGGCACGGTCGGCCGCGGCGGCGGCCCCACCTACGAGGCGATCCTCTCGCAGCCGCCCGGCACCGTGAACGGCCAGATCCGCCTGACCGAGCAGGGCGAGGTGATCGCGAGCAAGTTCTCGAACCCCGAGATCGGCCGCCGCAACCTCGAAACGGTGGTCGCCGCGACGCTCGAGGCCTCGCTGCTGCCGCGCAACAACGCGCCCGCGCAGCTGCCGGCGTTCGAGGCCGCCGTGCAGACGCTGTCGGACGTGGCGATCGCCACCTATCGCGCGCTCGTCTACGAGACGCCCGGCTTCACCGATTATTTCTTCTCCTCGACGCCGATCAACGAGATCGCCGAGCTGAACATCGGCAGCCGGCCGGCCTCGCGCAAGCTGCAGGACCCGAAGCACCGCAAGATCGAGGACCTGCGTGCGATCCCGTGGGGCTTCTCGTGGGGCCAGTGCCGGCTGCTGCTGACCGGCTGGTACGGCTTCGGCAGCGCCTTCGCGGCCTACCTCGACGGCGCCGGGGACGAAGCCGAGCGCGCCAGGCGCCTCGCGCTGCTGCAGAAGATGAACCGCACCTGGCCGTTCTTCTCGCACCTGCTCTCGAACATGGACATGGTGCTCTCCAAGGTCGATCTGGCGGTGGCCTCGCGCTATGCGGAACTCGTCGCCGACAAGAAGCTGCGCAAGCACGTGTTCGGCCGCATCGTCGCCGAATGGGAGCGCACCACGGCCGCGCTCGCCGCGATCACCGGCCACGAGGCGCGGCTCGCCACCAACCCGCTGCTGGCGCGCTCGATCAAGAACCGCTTCCCCTACCTCGATCCGCTGAACCACCTGCAGGTCGAACTGATCAAGCGCCACCGCGCCGGTGACACCAACGCGCGCGTGCGGCGCGGGATCCATCTGACCATCAACGGCATCGCGGCCGGCCTGCGCAATACCGGCTGA
- a CDS encoding helix-turn-helix transcriptional regulator, with protein sequence MSSSRPAPPTPDATPARSLGEFIRAHRERLSPDALGLPPGPRRRTPGLRREEVAQLCGVSPTWYTWIEQGRQVSASADALARIAVALRLSRAERAYLFELAAQRDPAEPELASADLPDTLLAAVELVAAPAYVLDRQWNALAWNAPAAALFTGWLDAGHDRNLLRFTFTSPAARTLIVDWDARARRLVAEFRADSIRHLNDAPTRALIDALIADSEAFAHYWASQDVVEREGGARAFDHPREGRLIYQQTTLKPAHREDLKFVVLVPDGAAGSERR encoded by the coding sequence ATGAGTTCTTCCCGCCCCGCTCCGCCCACGCCCGACGCCACGCCGGCGCGCTCGCTCGGCGAGTTCATCCGCGCCCACCGCGAACGCCTCTCGCCCGACGCGCTCGGGCTGCCGCCCGGCCCGCGCCGCCGCACCCCGGGCCTGCGCCGCGAGGAGGTCGCCCAGCTCTGCGGCGTGAGCCCGACCTGGTACACCTGGATCGAGCAGGGCCGCCAGGTGTCGGCCTCGGCCGACGCGCTGGCGCGGATCGCCGTCGCGCTGCGGCTCTCGCGCGCCGAGCGCGCCTATCTGTTCGAGCTGGCCGCGCAGCGCGACCCGGCCGAGCCGGAGCTGGCCAGCGCCGACCTGCCCGACACGCTGCTGGCGGCCGTCGAGCTGGTGGCCGCGCCCGCCTACGTGCTCGACCGTCAGTGGAACGCGCTCGCCTGGAACGCGCCGGCCGCGGCCCTCTTCACGGGCTGGCTCGATGCCGGCCACGACCGCAACCTGCTGCGCTTCACCTTCACCTCGCCGGCCGCGCGCACGCTGATCGTCGATTGGGACGCGCGCGCGCGCCGGCTCGTCGCCGAATTCCGCGCCGACTCGATCCGCCATCTGAACGACGCGCCGACCCGCGCGCTGATCGACGCGCTGATCGCCGACAGCGAAGCCTTCGCGCACTACTGGGCCTCGCAGGACGTGGTCGAGCGCGAGGGCGGCGCGCGCGCGTTCGACCATCCGCGCGAGGGCCGCCTGATCTACCAGCAGACCACGCTGAAGCCCGCCCACCGCGAGGACCTGAAGTTCGTCGTGCTGGTGCCCGACGGCGCGGCGGGCAGCGAGCGGCGCTGA
- the argH gene encoding argininosuccinate lyase, producing the protein MTSQLHKKGEAWSARFSEPMSDLVKRYTSSVFFDKRLALVDIEGSLAHAKMLAAQKIISTDDLAAIERGMAQIRGEIERGEFEWQLDLEDVHLNIEARLTALIGDAGKRLHTGRSRNDQVATDIRLWLRGEIDRIGELLGQLRGALLDLAERHADTILPGFTHLQVAQPVTFSHHLLAYVEMFTRDAGRLRDCRARVNRLPLGAAALAGTSYPIDRHAVAATLGFDGICANSLDAVSDRDFAIEFTAAAALVMTHVSRFSEELVLWMSPRVGFIDIADRFCTGSSIMPQKKNPDVPELARGKTGRVNGHLMALLTLMKGQPLAYNKDNQEDKEPLFDTVDTVADTLRIFAEMVAGITVKAEPMRAAALQGFSTATDLADYLVKRGLAFRDAHEAVAHAVKICDERGIDLAELTLDEMKRDLPNVAHLIGDDVFSYLTLEGSVASRNHPGGTAPDQVRAAIAAARAALG; encoded by the coding sequence ATGACATCCCAATTGCACAAAAAGGGCGAGGCCTGGTCGGCCCGCTTCTCGGAACCGATGTCGGATCTGGTCAAGCGCTATACCTCGTCGGTGTTTTTCGACAAGCGCCTCGCGCTCGTCGACATCGAGGGCTCGCTCGCGCATGCGAAGATGCTGGCCGCGCAGAAGATCATCAGCACCGACGACCTCGCCGCAATCGAGCGCGGGATGGCGCAGATCCGGGGCGAAATCGAGCGCGGCGAATTCGAATGGCAGCTCGACCTCGAGGACGTCCACCTCAACATCGAGGCGCGCCTGACCGCGCTGATCGGCGACGCCGGCAAGCGGCTGCACACCGGCCGCTCGCGCAACGACCAGGTCGCCACCGACATCCGGCTGTGGCTGCGCGGCGAGATCGACCGCATCGGCGAACTGCTCGGCCAGCTGCGCGGCGCCCTGCTCGACCTCGCCGAACGGCACGCCGACACGATCCTGCCCGGCTTCACGCACCTGCAGGTCGCGCAGCCCGTCACGTTCAGCCACCACCTGCTCGCCTACGTGGAGATGTTCACGCGCGACGCGGGCCGCCTGCGCGACTGCCGCGCGCGCGTGAACCGCCTGCCGCTCGGCGCGGCTGCGCTGGCCGGCACCAGCTACCCGATCGACCGCCACGCGGTGGCCGCCACGCTCGGCTTCGACGGAATCTGCGCGAACTCGCTCGACGCGGTGTCGGATCGCGACTTCGCGATCGAATTCACGGCCGCCGCCGCGCTGGTGATGACGCACGTCTCGCGCTTCTCCGAGGAGCTGGTGCTGTGGATGAGCCCGCGCGTGGGCTTCATCGACATCGCCGACCGCTTCTGCACCGGTTCGTCGATCATGCCGCAGAAGAAGAACCCGGACGTGCCCGAACTCGCGCGCGGCAAGACCGGCCGCGTCAACGGCCACCTGATGGCGCTCCTGACGCTGATGAAGGGCCAGCCGCTCGCGTACAACAAGGACAACCAGGAAGACAAGGAGCCGCTGTTCGACACGGTCGACACCGTCGCCGACACGCTGCGGATCTTCGCCGAGATGGTGGCCGGCATCACCGTGAAGGCCGAGCCGATGCGCGCCGCGGCGCTGCAGGGCTTCTCGACCGCGACCGACCTGGCCGACTATCTGGTCAAGCGCGGGCTGGCGTTCCGCGACGCCCACGAAGCCGTCGCGCACGCCGTGAAGATCTGCGACGAGCGCGGCATCGACCTGGCCGAGCTCACGCTCGACGAAATGAAGCGCGACCTGCCGAACGTGGCGCACCTGATCGGCGACGACGTGTTCTCGTACCTGACGCTCGAAGGCTCGGTGGCGAGCCGCAACCACCCGGGCGGCACGGCGCCGGACCAAGTGCGCGCGGCGATCGCCGCGGCGCGTGCGGCACTCGGCTGA
- a CDS encoding lysozyme inhibitor LprI family protein — translation MRSGGALAAAVLALAGFAGAAAPARAEVAAADPIDVGMRQCLARRDRSSTVGQIQCMDEARAKWLAAVDDAFAQLNTVAPAAAKRGWQESQRRWQLWRKDETLLAQAVYATTSGTMYAMASADMRIQPVRDRALSLRDAADRYAKPGGAADAVHRVRACSDDAACEHALFDLNRYYVKLQKRMPSRSRPTLVRAQRAWVAFRDATTPMISEQQRVDLIGARVATLKRFSETVNNK, via the coding sequence ATGCGCAGCGGCGGTGCGCTGGCCGCGGCGGTGCTGGCCCTGGCGGGCTTCGCCGGCGCGGCCGCGCCGGCACGTGCGGAGGTCGCGGCGGCCGATCCGATCGACGTCGGCATGCGGCAGTGCCTGGCGCGGCGCGACCGCTCGTCGACGGTCGGCCAGATCCAGTGCATGGACGAGGCGCGCGCCAAGTGGCTGGCGGCCGTGGACGATGCGTTCGCGCAGCTGAACACGGTCGCGCCGGCGGCCGCGAAGCGCGGCTGGCAGGAAAGCCAGCGGCGCTGGCAGCTCTGGCGCAAGGACGAGACGCTGCTCGCGCAGGCCGTCTATGCGACCACCAGTGGCACGATGTACGCGATGGCGAGCGCCGACATGCGGATTCAGCCGGTGCGCGACCGCGCGCTGTCGCTGCGCGACGCGGCCGATCGCTACGCCAAGCCGGGCGGCGCGGCCGACGCCGTGCATCGCGTGCGGGCCTGTTCGGACGACGCGGCCTGCGAGCACGCGCTGTTCGACCTGAACCGCTACTACGTGAAGTTGCAAAAGCGCATGCCGTCGCGCTCGCGGCCGACCCTGGTGCGCGCCCAGCGCGCCTGGGTGGCGTTCCGCGACGCGACCACGCCGATGATCAGCGAGCAGCAGCGCGTCGACCTGATCGGCGCGCGCGTGGCGACGCTGAAGCGGTTCTCGGAGACGGTGAACAACAAGTAG